One Sediminicola sp. YIK13 DNA segment encodes these proteins:
- a CDS encoding TolB family protein translates to MNKFLIALILLLVVSCKDSKQHNDSDSSAKERISFVTNRDGNAEIYLMDIDGGNLQNLTNNDSLDFSPSWSSDGSLLYFYSKRDGNAEIYSVDTNGKKLNRLTDHPAADVLPAPSPNNDLVLFMSERDSLSRNVYMMNKDGSNIKRLTQNKFYEESPAWSPNGQKIIFTRQLRDSTDDSHAANGEIHIMHSDGSNVQRLTNKEGYDSGAKFSPDGKKIAFYGAKNNQWDLFIMNSDGSNLYNLTNDTIECYSPDWSPNGKWLVYTAGTKGVYNIWKINLETKQKTQLTNTTGRNEGPVWK, encoded by the coding sequence ATGAATAAATTTTTAATAGCACTAATCTTGTTGTTGGTTGTTTCTTGTAAAGATTCAAAACAACATAATGACTCGGACTCTTCAGCAAAAGAGAGGATTTCCTTTGTGACCAATAGAGATGGAAATGCTGAAATCTATTTGATGGATATTGATGGAGGGAACCTTCAAAATTTGACAAACAATGATTCTCTTGATTTCAGTCCGTCTTGGTCTTCCGATGGTTCACTTCTATATTTCTATTCCAAAAGAGATGGTAATGCAGAAATCTACAGTGTAGATACCAACGGAAAAAAATTAAATCGTTTAACAGATCATCCCGCTGCTGATGTGCTTCCTGCTCCCTCCCCTAATAACGATTTGGTATTGTTTATGAGTGAAAGAGATTCGTTGAGTAGAAATGTCTATATGATGAACAAGGATGGTTCCAACATAAAACGTCTTACTCAAAACAAATTCTACGAAGAAAGTCCAGCTTGGTCTCCCAATGGGCAGAAAATTATTTTCACAAGACAGTTAAGAGATTCCACAGACGATTCACACGCTGCCAATGGGGAAATACATATTATGCATTCGGACGGAAGCAACGTACAAAGACTAACGAATAAGGAGGGTTATGATTCAGGTGCCAAATTTTCTCCGGATGGTAAAAAAATAGCCTTTTACGGGGCAAAGAACAATCAATGGGATTTATTTATTATGAATTCAGATGGAAGCAATTTATATAATTTGACGAATGATACGATTGAATGTTACTCTCCTGATTGGTCACCAAATGGAAAGTGGTTGGTCTATACCGCAGGTACAAAAGGAGTTTATAATATTTGGAAAATCAACCTCGAAACGAAACAAAAGACACAATTGACCAATACGACCGGAAGAAATGAGGGTCCAGTTTGGAAATAA